The following is a genomic window from Balneolales bacterium ANBcel1.
GGCCGATCACCTCATCCACCAGCAGGGCATACTTCTTCTTGTTATTGTTGATTACCAGCATGGTTCCCTCCAGGATGCTTTCAACAGCGTTCGGGATATTGAACAGCTGGTGCAGACGAATGATCGGGATCGACTCACCCCGGAACATCACCTGCTCTCGCGTACCAAGCATGGTGAACAGATCACGCTCTTCGGCCCGGAAGGTCATGTCGATATTGATCGTAGGCACAATAAACCGCTGCGCGCCTATGCGAATGAGCATCCCGTCGGTAATTGCCAGGGTGAACGGCAGCTCCAGGGAGATGGTCGTTCCCTTGCCCTGAACCGATGCGACATCCACTTTGCCCTGTAGCTTTTCAATGGAACGCCGAACCACATCCATGCCGACTCCGCGGCCGGACAGGTCGGTAACCTTGTCTGCAGTAGAGAAGCCGGGCAGGAAAATCAATTTGAAGATTTCGCTGTCCGTCAGCTTCTTGTTGGGTTCAATCAGCCCCTTGGAAATCGCCTTGTTGAGGATTTTTTCCCGGTTCATTCCGCGGCCGTCATCTTCTATTTCAATTACAACCTTGCCACCGGCCTGAAAGGCACGCAAGCCGATGGTGGCAATGACCGGCTTGCCGCTTTGCTCCCGTTCGGCTTTTTCTTCGATACCGTGATCAATGGCATTCCTCAGCAGGTGAACCAACGGTTCGTTGATGATATCCACCATGTTACGGTCGATTTCGGTGTCCTCACCGCTGGTAGTAAGCCTGACGGTTTTGGATCCTTTTTTGCCGAGGTCGCGCACCAGCCGGTTCATTTTGTTGAACGTCGCCTTGAGCGGTACCATGCGCAGGGTCAGACTGGTATCCTGCAGTTCCCGGAGAATTTTGGTACTGTGATTCATTTTTCGGGACAGTTCTGGATCGGCGTTGATGAAACGATCCTGGGCTACCACCGAATGGGCGATAACCAGCTCGCCCACCATATCGATGAGCCTGTCAAGACGATTCACATTCACCCGCACCGTTGATTCTGTATCCATCTTGGGAAGCTGAACCCCTGCTTTTTGTGCGGTGGTCTTGGCCTTTGCAGCACCGGAGGAGCTTCCGTTTGACCCCGGACGCGCAGAGCCGTTCCCGTTTTGTACGGGAGGTGCGGTATTTCCTTCTTGATCTGGTCCGGCGGCCGGCTCGCCCGCGCTTTCCGATGCTTCCGCAGGTATGGTTCCGGAACCGGCAGGACTTCCATCAGCACCATCGGCCTGGAAACCGTTTCCATCATCTGTGGCGGAAGCTGTTTCCGCCTGTTCGTTGTCATCGACACGCGATTCCACCCATTCATCTGCTGCTCCGTTCGCATCTCTGGAACCCGGAGCATCGCCTCTTCCCAGGTCATCGTGAAGCTTGACGGCATCTTCGGGCTTCTTGCCAAAATCCGAAATACTCAGCAGCACCTTCATCAGCTTGCCGTAGCTTTCGGGGATATCAAGACGATCGCCGGCATTGGCGTTTTCGACCCCTTTCAGCAGGTTTTTGAGGATATCAATGGCTTCCAGGGTAATGTCGGCGCATGCCGAATCATATATAATCACATCATCCCGCACCATATCCAGCAGTGTTTCCACCGAGTGGGCGAATTCGGACAGGGGGGTGAGTCCCATAAAAGCCGACGTGCCCTTGATGGTGTGAAATGACCGGAACACCATGTTGATCAGTTCGTCATCGTCGGGAGAGGTTTCCAGATCCAGGAGGGCGCTTTCGGCCGCCTCGATCTGCTCTGTGCTCTCGGTAATGAATTCGACCATCAGATCCATATCTGAATCTTCCGGAATAATGAACTCCTTAATACCGACTGTTCCCTCCTCTTCTTCCGGGAGTTCCGGAATTAGGTCGGCCGAGGGTGGTTCCAATGGATTCGGTGATTCTGCTCCGGTCCCCGGCTGATGGCCGCCAGATCCAGCAGCACCGGTGTTGGTTGATGGATTTTCCGTTTTTTCAACGACGGGTTTGGAATCCCCGGGGGCATCCATTGCAGCCGCGGCCTGATCCGCCTCTTGCATGGATTTCTCAATGCGTTTGGATACCGCTGAAACAACGCTCTTCCAGTCGGGGGCATTTTTTTCTTCTGTAGAGCTGGCCCGCAGGATGTTCAGGGCTTCCCTGAGAGGTTTCTGTATTTCTTTGGAGGAGGCCGTGTCATGACAGGATATGAGGAGACGCTCCAATTCTTGTGACTTCTCAATGAAAGACGGTTCGCTTTCGATGGTCATGATAAGCGAGGCCAGATCATCAAGGCTCACTTCTCCTTCCGATGCTCCCGGTTCGTTACCGGCCGCGCGACTGCCCTCATCGCCATTCCGTTCACCTTCTGCGGAGGTGCTTCCGGTTGTTGATGTCGCCTTGTCGCCATTTTCCTGTTCTGTCTGCTCCGGTGTATTTCCGGCATCTTGCTGCTGTACGGTTCTGTCTTTGTCTGATTCCGTCTCCTGCCTGGCTCCGTCCGCGCTTTCTGCGGAATCGTCGGAATTCGCCGGGGCCTCTTTTTCCGAAATGGTATCCATCATGGAAGCCACCGTCTCGCTCTCCCCTTTCATCGACTTTTCAAGGTCGTCACAGGCTTTTTCAAAAAGCTCGACATCTATATCGCCGTCCGTTACCGCATACTCCCTGATGGTATTGATCGCATGCAATGTCGCGGATTTGACACTCTGGAAGTATTCATCCTTCTCGTAGAGATGGATGAGTGCTTTCCAGGACAGGGAGATGAGCGTCCCCAGCTGGGTGCTGTTATGCTCCCAGCCTTCCATGGTGTCTTCCATGCGTGCTCCCGCAACCATGATGTCTTCCCGGTCACCCGGCCAGACATCGGCAAGAATGCGCATGATTTCGGCAAGATCTTCGGTCTGCTTTTGAAATTTACTGTTCATAGCCAGAGGTTGTTAGCTTCATTTATGACGTCGCGATTCGCTCAGTGCCAGATTGATCCAGAATTCTCCACCGGATCCGGCAAACTTCAGCCTTGCCTTGGGCGGTTTGTTGGGGAGGAAAAGCGTCAGGTCGCTGCCGCGTGTGGCGGTCGGCAGGGACGACTGGCCGACAAAGCCGACATGCTCAATACTGGCGGCTACATCCCCGGCCAGAATATTTGATATCTCTCCCACCAGATCTCCCATGTCATCGCTATCAAAAGGCAGCTCCATGCCACAGAACACCTCCGAAAATGCGAGAGCGGTATGTTTGGGGATGGCGATCATTATGGAGAGCGTGTGCTCGGTATTAAAAACCGCGATGGTACCGATGATGCCGTTCATGGGAGAACCGTCCTTGTCGCCCTCAACAAAATCGGGGCGTTCACCGGAAATGGATTCAAACGTATTTTTTACACACTCAATGACCGAGTCCACAATGGGCTCGGGAATTTTTTGAAGACCGTTCAGCTTTGTTGGCAACATCTGTATTACCCCTTAAATTTTAACATGTCTTTGAAAAAGCTCTTCTTTTCGGACTCCTCGGTTTCGGTAAGCAGGTTACCGTCCTTGTCAATGAAGCGAGTCAGCACTTTGTACACCTGGTCGGCGGTAAAGGGTTTGGTTACATAGGCATTGGCGCCACCCTCATTCAGAGCCGTATCCACTTTACCCATAGATTTTTCGGCGGTGATCATGATGATCGGAATATGTTCGGTGTTCTCTTTCTTCCGGATGGCCTGGGAAAACTCCACGCCGGTCATGTTCGGCATGTTCCAGTCGAGAAAAATCATCTGAATCTCATCGTTGAACTTTTCCAGGGCATCCTGTCCGTCCATTGCCTCAATATATTCGAACTCCGCCACCATCAACTGGTTCAGCGTCCGTTTCACCGCACTTCTCATAATTTTTGAGTCATCGACAACAAGGGCCTTTATTGTACTCATATATCGCTCCTAAGATTGATTTCTCGTAATTCTGTTAACTGTGGCAGCTGGCGGGCCCTCCTCAAAAGAGGAATAACCGGCAATCGTACGTACCGGCATTACTGTTTATCGCCGAATACATTTTTACCGGTTTACCATCAAATACTGTACCAGTGCAGACAGGCTTTTTAAAAACAGCCTCATCGGAACCCGACAGTTCTATGTGGGTATTATCGCAGCTTTACTGGATTTCTTAATTTTTTTTAAACAAAAAAATCGGGCTTTCCGGGTTGCAGACCGGACCCGAAAGCAATTCTTGCCGAAGCGGGGATGAACAAACTCCCCGATTGCACAACTGCTGGAATAAAAAGGGGACTTGCCTCTTGCGAAGTTATTTTCGTATATTTGAATTCTTGCGAAATTTGGGTGGTTAGCTCAGTTGGTTCAGAGCACCTGCCTTACAAGCAGGGGGTCACTGGTTCGAATCCAGTACCACCCACACATTCAAAAGCCTTGTATCACAATATATTACAGTGATGCAGGGCTTTTTTTATTTTCGGCTATTTTTATCAACGACCCTTACTTGAATCGGCAAACGCATTTTTTTTTTGCAGTTTTGGCAGCCGACATTCCCCGCAAATGACTTGCCATGCCAGCTGCCCGCATTGCGATGTGCGCCCAAACAACTGTTGAGATGCCGGTGTATTGCACCTCAACAGGTTGCAACGCCCGAAGCAGACCCGCCCCACCTGCGAAAAGTTTCCGAAAGTACTTAAGCTCCAGGCGGTTTCTCCGATAAAAAAATTAGGATTTGCTAACAAATGATTCTGAGGGTCTTTCGCCACGGCCGCCAAGTATTCTGATGTAACGAAGTAGTGGGCCTCTGGGAAGCAATTCAGTCAAAATTCATTCAACCCAACCGGTACACGGAGGAAGAACATGATAGAGAGCAAAAGAAAAACGGAAAAAGTGGGTGATACAGGCAACTGGACTCTGGGAAAAAAACTGATTGTTTCGTTTATGGGGGTGGCTGCTATTACCCTGGTTGTCGGCTTGATTGGATTTATCGGAGCCATGCTTAGCGACCGCTCCATGGAGGAAGTCGGCCAAGTACGGCTTCCAAGTGTTGCCAGCCTGCTTCAAATTGAGTCCGAAGCCGAACATATCAGTACGGCCATGCGCACACTGGCTATTCCGGGAATACCTTTTGAAACGCGACGTACTTATTACGATCAGATTGATGAATCACGAACCCGCTATCAGCGTGCCTGGGACGTCTTTGAGCCGCTGCCTCAGACAGAAGAAGAAGCCGGACTGTGGAGTCAGTTTGTACCTGCATGGGAAAACTGGGCGGATGTAAATAACAGGGTTATGGAACTCACCACACGTTTTGATGAAATCGGAATTGAAGATCCCATGGAGCTCGATCGTCAACTTGAAATGTTCATGAAAGACCATTACATGGTCGTTCAGGATGTATTGCACATGATCTATGTTGACCAAGAGGCATTCCGTGGTGGTGATGACCACACAGCCTGTAATGCCGGACAATGGCTGCCGGATTATCAAACGGATAACCACCAGCTTGCAAATGTGATCAGCGGATTTGAAAATCCACACCGTGACTTCCATAATGCTGTAGCGAGAATGCAGGACCTGGTAAGTGCCGGCAACTATAACCAAGCCCGTAAGGTTTATGAAAATGAGTTTCTGGGTAATATGGAAGAAGTGTTCGGAGCAATTGAAAGAATGCTGGACATGTCCGGTAACGCACTGGCCGCAATGGAAGAAGCAAAAGATATGCTGCTCGGAGAGGTTTATGAAAACCAACAGGAGTCGATGGCTCTGCTGCAAGGAATGGTGGATATCAATCTGGATGTAGCCGACAATGAAGTTGCTACCGCCACCACGCAGTCCTTTTTCATAAGAACCGTTTCCCTGATCGGGCTGGTACTTGGTGTGGCCCTTGCCATCGGCCTTGGAATCTTCATCAGCCGCAATATCAACAATACACTGCGTCGAATCATTGAAGGATTGAGCAGCGGGGCAGAACAAGTGAATGCATCCTCCACCCAACTGTCCAGCTCCAGCCAGGATCTATCGGAAGGAGCCAGTGAGCAGGCAGCCGGTTTGCAGCAAACCACATCCTCACTGGAGCAGATGGCGGCACAGACCAAGCAAACCGCCGAAAATTCAGGTCAGGCTGAAAAAACCATGAACGAGACACAGCCCAGGGTTGAAAAAGGTATGGATGCCATGAAGCGCATGAACGAGCAGATGGATGGTATCCGAAAGGCTTCCGAGGAAACCTCAAAGATCATCAAAACAATTGATGACATCGCTTTTCAGACCAACTTGCTGGCCCTGAATGCCGCTGTGGAAGCAGCCCGTGCGGGAGAAGCAGGTAAGGGATTTGCCGTAGTAGCGGAGGAGGTCCGCAACCTTGCGCAGCGAAGTGCGGAAGCGGCACGCATCACTTCGGAGCTGATTGAGAATTCACAGAAAAACTCCGAGAGTGGATTTACCATGGCAGAAGAGGTTTCAGAACATCTCGAAGAGATTAAAGTCAGCGTAAACAACGGCAGTGAACTTGTCGTTGAAATTGCCGCGGCGGCAAAAGAGCAGTCCAGAGGCATCGATGAACTGAACTCGGTAATGCGTGAAATGGATAAGGTGGTGCAGAACAACGCGTCCGGCTCGGAAGAAACCGCCAGTGCATCCGAAGAACTGTCTTCTCAGGCCACCGAGCTCAAGCGCATGGTTGACGAGCTGACGGCCCTTATCGGAAGTGCCGAAAACGGGTACGGGCAGCAGAACCACAGCTATCTTTCCAGTGTTACCAGTCTGGTAAACAGACGTAAGAATGGAGGTCGCAATAACTCTAAACATGCAGAAAACGGCCACAGGGTTAATGGCAACGGATCAGCTGGAAGCAACAGGCATGCAGAGAGTTCCCCTGGAAAAAGCAACGGCACAAACAGGAAAACGGCATCCGAAGCAATGGCTTTTCAAGAGGATGACGTAAGTGATTTTTGATGACTCCCAAACCTCCTCCCTGTTGACCGCAGCGAAGTAACGCTGTACCCGGGAAAGGAGCCTCTTATCTTGAAGCCCTGTATCACAGCTGACCAATGTGATGCAGGGCTTTTTTTGTATATGCATCGCTGGTTCTGCATTCCGGCTTCCTTCTAACACGGCCAGACCATCACGCCTGTGCCGGTTTATGTTTCGCTTGAATTGTAACCGGTTCGGAATGTGGCCAATCGATTCCACGATTAAATCCCCTTTCCCGACAAAGCCGGCAGAGTTGCTGCCATCGACTCCGGCACGATAAAGCCCCTGTTTGGTTTCGAAGTCATCACATGCAATCACAATGTGCCCCCTTTTTCGTCAGATCCTGACTTCTACCCGAAGCAGTGGATAAAAACCGGGCATGGTGCGATTCCGTTTCTCGTACCCGATGATTCCGTAATCCTGCGAGGCCGATCCCGCGACTTCCGGCCCTGTACCTCCGAATTCCGGCGACAGGCTCCAGTCCAACACATTGCGGCGATTGAGCACATTGATTAGATCCAGCCGAAGGTCCAGATCCACGGATCCGATGGAAGGCCGGTACAGCAGCGACAGATCCAGCTGATGAAACGCACTGAGACGGTCGTCTTCCGGCCGGGATAACGTGTGCCGGGCGAACCTCTGCACCCCGCTCACATGAAGATAGTCGTAATACGCTTTTCGAAAACCCCAGGCGCGTCCCAACACCGACTTCCAGTTGGCAATCACGGATACCGGTCCATTTACCCGCGCTACGGTACGAGCCTGGATACGGTGCGGTTCATTCCAGGGAGCCGGTACCGTTCGTCCGAATTGAGACATCCGCATTTCGGCATGACTGTAATCATATCCCAACATCCCCTTAATGCGCCCTCCCCCAATGTCCTGCTGCAAACGCGCCGAAACACCCCGCGACCGCAGTCTGGAGCTCTCGGAAAACGCGGCAGAACTGCCCCGGTCTGTTCCATCGAAACTCATCAGATTGGTGTGGGATACCACATATCCCTCCGGCTCCCACTTATAATACCCCACCAGCTTGAGAGATGTACTGCTTGCCGGCTTGTAAATCCAGGATCCGCTAATGTGATATGCCCGGGGAGGAGTGGTGTCTGTTGAGTGCGACCATACCGTGAACGCCGGAATCAACGAAGTAGGACCGGCATTCGTTATTTCATACTGATGGACAAACTGGTGATACCTTCCTCCCGAAACTCTCGCTGTCCAGTATCCGATTCGGGAGTCGACACGGTCGTATTGCAGGGAAAACCGGGGCTCCGGAAACAGCCGTGAATGGCCTTCGGCATAGGTAAATCTCGAACCGGCCGTAACCTGCCAGTACCGGTTGAACCGGCGGTTATAGTTGAAATAGAACGCGCTGAAGAACGACTCATCCGACGAGTGCACGGGCCGGTAGAAAAAATCACTGAAATCCACTTCGGTAGAGACCAGGTTCAGTTCAACTCCCGTTTCAAGTTGAACCTCCGGGGAGAGGCTGTAGGTCACATCCGTCCGCATGAGGCCATGATCGATCCGGTTGCTTCCGGTGTGTGAAGGGAGTTCCGGTACGGCCTGCTCAAATGCCAAGCGCACCATCTCGGTCGATCCCACCCATCCCCCGCTTCTGCCATCTGTCAACCGGTTATTCATATGATAGTGATGGTCCATCCGGTTGGTACTGATTCCGGCCTGCGCAGAGATATCCCAGCGTGGACCCGGACGGACATCCCACCGCACCTGACCTGTGATGTGGGATCCGTCGTGCTCGTCCATCGTAAACAGATAATCGTTGCCTGTAGACCTGAAGCCTGATTCGAGACCTATTCCAAGATGCGTGGAATGGATCCTGTTCTGTCCGATGTACAGGGATGCCCGGAACGTGTTGTAATCATTCAAATCGTATTTCGCGGCAACATGTCCGTCGAGATACCGGATATCGGTACTATGCTGCAATGACTGGTATTCTGAAATCCGCCATTGCGGTTGCAGCAAAAAGTTGGAAAGCACCGGATCGATGAAGTCCCATTCCTGCAGGGTTTTTTCCATAACCGGCTCCCGGTACCAGTTCCAGAAATTGGTGCGGAAGCTTGCGGCGACCAATAGCGGCGCTTCAGAAGATGTTTCCGGAGACTCCGAAGCCGGGGAAGAACGTCTTGAGGTACTTCCCTCCGAAGAAACCGGAATGGCCAAATCCCCCCGAACGTTGAAATCCAGCGGATCCACGTGTATTGTAAGTCCGCTTTTACGGTTATGTGGCAGATCGTGATGGAAGTCGATGATACCGGCAATCATACTTCCCTGTTCGGCACCAAAACCCGCCTTGTGCAGCTGGATGCCCCCGATGGCAAGTGGACTAAACGCGCTGTAAAAGTGTCCGGAGTGATGCGGGTTGTACACAGGCATGCCGTCGAGCCGGATGCGATGCTCCCCCTGCCGGCCGCCCTGGAGGTGAATATCCTGCATGGGAAGGCCGTACTGGAGCCCTGAAAACAGGCTCAGGCTCCGAATGGGAGCGATCCGGCCGCCGGAGATGTCACGGGTATCCACGGATTGAAAAGACATCCGGTTGTCGATTCCGGCTAGGTTGGAACGATGCGCTCTCACGATGACCGGACTGAATGTCAGGGTTGTCGGTTCCAGGGCAATTGCCGTATTCACCTGGCCGTTGAGCGGAACCTCAACCACCTGCTCAACCGGTTCATACCCGATGTAACTCACAATAATTCGATAGGAACCGCTCATCA
Proteins encoded in this region:
- a CDS encoding chemotaxis protein CheA is translated as MNSKFQKQTEDLAEIMRILADVWPGDREDIMVAGARMEDTMEGWEHNSTQLGTLISLSWKALIHLYEKDEYFQSVKSATLHAINTIREYAVTDGDIDVELFEKACDDLEKSMKGESETVASMMDTISEKEAPANSDDSAESADGARQETESDKDRTVQQQDAGNTPEQTEQENGDKATSTTGSTSAEGERNGDEGSRAAGNEPGASEGEVSLDDLASLIMTIESEPSFIEKSQELERLLISCHDTASSKEIQKPLREALNILRASSTEEKNAPDWKSVVSAVSKRIEKSMQEADQAAAAMDAPGDSKPVVEKTENPSTNTGAAGSGGHQPGTGAESPNPLEPPSADLIPELPEEEEGTVGIKEFIIPEDSDMDLMVEFITESTEQIEAAESALLDLETSPDDDELINMVFRSFHTIKGTSAFMGLTPLSEFAHSVETLLDMVRDDVIIYDSACADITLEAIDILKNLLKGVENANAGDRLDIPESYGKLMKVLLSISDFGKKPEDAVKLHDDLGRGDAPGSRDANGAADEWVESRVDDNEQAETASATDDGNGFQADGADGSPAGSGTIPAEASESAGEPAAGPDQEGNTAPPVQNGNGSARPGSNGSSSGAAKAKTTAQKAGVQLPKMDTESTVRVNVNRLDRLIDMVGELVIAHSVVAQDRFINADPELSRKMNHSTKILRELQDTSLTLRMVPLKATFNKMNRLVRDLGKKGSKTVRLTTSGEDTEIDRNMVDIINEPLVHLLRNAIDHGIEEKAEREQSGKPVIATIGLRAFQAGGKVVIEIEDDGRGMNREKILNKAISKGLIEPNKKLTDSEIFKLIFLPGFSTADKVTDLSGRGVGMDVVRRSIEKLQGKVDVASVQGKGTTISLELPFTLAITDGMLIRIGAQRFIVPTINIDMTFRAEERDLFTMLGTREQVMFRGESIPIIRLHQLFNIPNAVESILEGTMLVINNNKKKYALLVDEVIGQQQLVGKSIDMPSKMNSISGGAILGDGQVGLILDTVSLLN
- a CDS encoding TonB-dependent receptor, producing the protein MKKRGQDNKEVRVRSGGPQASVLAARHAVPIGIVLALLLWLIFPALPVLAAELQEVAARNAPGSLPETPSPESPKSPNENRYSFEFRGEPLQKALEMVARVTETDMVFDPEMVGGDNVYKRIRKQPMPGLLSDLLAETGLDYIVLSSGTVVIVRKVAADPAYGTLSGVIRDRQTGKPLHGATVLLAAASGGTSTNRQGSFTIGRMMSGSYRIIVSYIGYEPVEQVVEVPLNGQVNTAIALEPTTLTFSPVIVRAHRSNLAGIDNRMSFQSVDTRDISGGRIAPIRSLSLFSGLQYGLPMQDIHLQGGRQGEHRIRLDGMPVYNPHHSGHFYSAFSPLAIGGIQLHKAGFGAEQGSMIAGIIDFHHDLPHNRKSGLTIHVDPLDFNVRGDLAIPVSSEGSTSRRSSPASESPETSSEAPLLVAASFRTNFWNWYREPVMEKTLQEWDFIDPVLSNFLLQPQWRISEYQSLQHSTDIRYLDGHVAAKYDLNDYNTFRASLYIGQNRIHSTHLGIGLESGFRSTGNDYLFTMDEHDGSHITGQVRWDVRPGPRWDISAQAGISTNRMDHHYHMNNRLTDGRSGGWVGSTEMVRLAFEQAVPELPSHTGSNRIDHGLMRTDVTYSLSPEVQLETGVELNLVSTEVDFSDFFYRPVHSSDESFFSAFYFNYNRRFNRYWQVTAGSRFTYAEGHSRLFPEPRFSLQYDRVDSRIGYWTARVSGGRYHQFVHQYEITNAGPTSLIPAFTVWSHSTDTTPPRAYHISGSWIYKPASSTSLKLVGYYKWEPEGYVVSHTNLMSFDGTDRGSSAAFSESSRLRSRGVSARLQQDIGGGRIKGMLGYDYSHAEMRMSQFGRTVPAPWNEPHRIQARTVARVNGPVSVIANWKSVLGRAWGFRKAYYDYLHVSGVQRFARHTLSRPEDDRLSAFHQLDLSLLYRPSIGSVDLDLRLDLINVLNRRNVLDWSLSPEFGGTGPEVAGSASQDYGIIGYEKRNRTMPGFYPLLRVEVRI
- a CDS encoding methyl-accepting chemotaxis protein, coding for MIESKRKTEKVGDTGNWTLGKKLIVSFMGVAAITLVVGLIGFIGAMLSDRSMEEVGQVRLPSVASLLQIESEAEHISTAMRTLAIPGIPFETRRTYYDQIDESRTRYQRAWDVFEPLPQTEEEAGLWSQFVPAWENWADVNNRVMELTTRFDEIGIEDPMELDRQLEMFMKDHYMVVQDVLHMIYVDQEAFRGGDDHTACNAGQWLPDYQTDNHQLANVISGFENPHRDFHNAVARMQDLVSAGNYNQARKVYENEFLGNMEEVFGAIERMLDMSGNALAAMEEAKDMLLGEVYENQQESMALLQGMVDINLDVADNEVATATTQSFFIRTVSLIGLVLGVALAIGLGIFISRNINNTLRRIIEGLSSGAEQVNASSTQLSSSSQDLSEGASEQAAGLQQTTSSLEQMAAQTKQTAENSGQAEKTMNETQPRVEKGMDAMKRMNEQMDGIRKASEETSKIIKTIDDIAFQTNLLALNAAVEAARAGEAGKGFAVVAEEVRNLAQRSAEAARITSELIENSQKNSESGFTMAEEVSEHLEEIKVSVNNGSELVVEIAAAAKEQSRGIDELNSVMREMDKVVQNNASGSEETASASEELSSQATELKRMVDELTALIGSAENGYGQQNHSYLSSVTSLVNRRKNGGRNNSKHAENGHRVNGNGSAGSNRHAESSPGKSNGTNRKTASEAMAFQEDDVSDF
- a CDS encoding chemotaxis protein CheX, whose translation is MLPTKLNGLQKIPEPIVDSVIECVKNTFESISGERPDFVEGDKDGSPMNGIIGTIAVFNTEHTLSIMIAIPKHTALAFSEVFCGMELPFDSDDMGDLVGEISNILAGDVAASIEHVGFVGQSSLPTATRGSDLTLFLPNKPPKARLKFAGSGGEFWINLALSESRRHK
- a CDS encoding response regulator, with the protein product MSTIKALVVDDSKIMRSAVKRTLNQLMVAEFEYIEAMDGQDALEKFNDEIQMIFLDWNMPNMTGVEFSQAIRKKENTEHIPIIMITAEKSMGKVDTALNEGGANAYVTKPFTADQVYKVLTRFIDKDGNLLTETEESEKKSFFKDMLKFKG